One Bdellovibrio bacteriovorus str. Tiberius DNA segment encodes these proteins:
- a CDS encoding YceI family protein → MFKTVLAAFVLVVAAHAQAADVYKIDTKASSVAWKGTKKVGESHNGGISVKEGEVTVDKGQLTGGNVVVDMTTITNADVKDAGYNKKLVGHLSTEDFFNAGKFPTSTFKITSVAPSKTKGEVLVKGEFTMIGGTHPIEFPAKVTVDKGVATGEAVVKIDRTKWGLKYGSGNFFKELAGDKIINDEFELTLKLVAKK, encoded by the coding sequence CTGTTTTGGCTGCGTTCGTATTGGTAGTGGCTGCTCATGCACAAGCGGCTGATGTTTATAAAATTGATACTAAAGCCAGCTCTGTGGCATGGAAAGGCACTAAAAAAGTGGGCGAATCCCACAATGGTGGCATCTCCGTAAAAGAGGGCGAAGTGACTGTTGATAAAGGTCAGTTGACCGGTGGTAACGTGGTTGTTGACATGACTACGATCACAAATGCTGACGTGAAAGATGCAGGCTACAACAAGAAGCTTGTAGGTCACTTGTCCACTGAAGATTTCTTCAACGCAGGCAAGTTCCCAACTTCCACTTTTAAAATCACTTCCGTAGCTCCATCCAAAACCAAAGGTGAAGTTTTGGTAAAAGGTGAATTCACTATGATCGGTGGTACTCACCCGATCGAGTTCCCTGCAAAAGTGACTGTTGATAAAGGTGTTGCAACTGGTGAAGCTGTTGTGAAAATCGACCGCACTAAATGGGGTCTGAAATACGGTTCTGGCAACTTCTTCAAAGAACTTGCTGGCGACAAAATCATCAACGACGAGTTCGAATTGACTTTGAAACTTGTTGCGAAAAAATAG
- a CDS encoding bestrophin family protein, whose protein sequence is MVIRPKYNWFKMLLVWKGSVLPEILPRLIFIFILSALVIYFHGVFFSVKVSLNPTPFTLMGIALAIFLGFRNSAAYDRFWEGRKLWGSLLNVSRSLTRQALTFTGLDANHTESRRFLQLIIAFAYCTKHQLRKTDAMADLQRLTPELTTELSKAEYKPAVLLRHLGQWVQDQKNAGRIDSITAGMFDKNLNDMSDIVGGCERIANTPIPYPYAVLLHRTVYIYCVLLPFGLMDSIGWMTPLICTFVAYTFMALDAIVNQIEEPFGTEDNDLALNQMCETIEVSVQEMRGEKIPHQKHGQGQFVFN, encoded by the coding sequence ATGGTCATTCGGCCCAAATACAACTGGTTTAAAATGCTGTTGGTGTGGAAAGGCTCGGTTCTGCCCGAGATTCTGCCGCGCCTGATTTTTATCTTCATTCTTTCTGCGCTGGTGATTTACTTTCACGGCGTGTTTTTTTCAGTCAAAGTCTCTCTGAACCCCACGCCGTTCACTTTGATGGGGATTGCCCTGGCGATCTTTTTGGGGTTTCGCAATTCGGCCGCCTATGACCGTTTCTGGGAAGGGCGTAAGCTGTGGGGATCGCTGCTGAATGTTTCCAGATCCCTGACCCGGCAAGCGCTGACATTCACAGGCCTTGACGCCAATCACACGGAAAGTCGCCGATTCCTGCAGCTGATCATCGCCTTTGCTTATTGCACCAAACACCAGCTGCGCAAAACCGACGCCATGGCTGACTTGCAACGCCTGACTCCGGAACTGACGACGGAGCTGTCCAAGGCGGAATACAAACCCGCGGTGCTGCTACGTCATTTAGGCCAATGGGTTCAGGATCAAAAGAATGCCGGGCGTATCGACAGCATCACGGCCGGCATGTTCGACAAGAACCTGAACGACATGTCTGACATTGTCGGGGGCTGTGAGCGCATCGCCAACACCCCGATCCCGTATCCTTACGCCGTGCTCTTGCATCGCACGGTTTATATTTACTGCGTGCTTTTGCCGTTTGGACTGATGGACAGCATTGGCTGGATGACCCCGTTGATCTGTACATTTGTGGCTTACACCTTTATGGCTTTGGATGCGATCGTGAATCAGATTGAAGAGCCCTTTGGGACTGAGGACAATGACCTGGCATTAAATCAAATGTGCGAAACCATCGAGGTCAGCGTACAGGAAATGCGCGGAGAAAAAATCCCGCACCAAAAACACGGACAAGGTCAGTTCGTGTTCAACTAA